A genomic window from Micromonospora violae includes:
- a CDS encoding HAD family hydrolase, producing MTSAPPHLVWDWNGTLLNDLSLVVSATNVVFASLGGPTVTPEEHRVRFRRPIAEYYAEVLGQAVDADEFGRLDKIFHDAYRTGLTTCELAADARAAMATWPGSQSLLSMWFHEELVPTVHRYGLTGHFARVDGLRATVGGDRKAESLKLHLAELGVDGPSVVLIGDSIDDADAALAVGGRAVLYTGGFTDPTRLRASGHPVADTLTDAVALAREVSSAGR from the coding sequence ATGACCTCTGCGCCCCCGCACCTCGTCTGGGACTGGAACGGCACCCTGCTCAACGACCTCAGCCTGGTGGTGTCCGCCACCAACGTCGTGTTCGCGAGCCTGGGCGGGCCGACGGTGACCCCGGAGGAGCACCGGGTGCGGTTCCGCAGGCCGATCGCCGAGTACTACGCCGAGGTGCTCGGGCAGGCCGTGGACGCCGACGAGTTCGGTCGACTCGACAAGATCTTCCATGACGCGTACCGCACCGGGTTGACCACCTGTGAGCTGGCCGCCGACGCGCGCGCGGCGATGGCCACCTGGCCGGGCAGCCAGAGCCTGCTGTCCATGTGGTTCCACGAGGAGCTGGTCCCGACCGTGCACAGGTACGGGTTGACCGGCCACTTCGCCCGGGTCGACGGGCTGCGGGCCACGGTCGGCGGGGACCGCAAAGCCGAGTCGCTCAAGCTGCACCTGGCCGAGTTGGGCGTGGACGGGCCCTCGGTGGTGCTGATCGGCGACTCCATCGACGACGCGGACGCGGCGCTCGCGGTGGGCGGCCGGGCCGTGCTCTACACCGGCGGGTTCACCGACCCGACCCGGCTGCGCGCCTCCGGTCACCCGGTGGCCGACACCCTCACCGACGCGGTGGCCCTGGCCCGGGAGGTCAGTTCCGCAGGTAGGTGA
- a CDS encoding AMP-binding protein, whose amino-acid sequence MQDASESPAPNLADRVRRAALDRGDQPALHWREHTLSWSELDAAVDAAARGLTAAAPPTDPGGTPPRVAIALPNTPDFVIAWLGTLRAGLVAVPVNPGFTAPELRHVLADSGASVLIATDRVRDLVAEVATELPALVARFGAPPTAEAPGAAPRPRRGGTDLAVLLYTSGTEGRPKGAMLSHHALLANNEQVAGIDPPVIGPTDTVLLALPLFHAYGLNSGLGAVVHHGATGVLLDEPGPTAGLDEIARHRVSVLVGVPSMFLTWADAATARAATGSVRVAVCGAAPLEPGVAARFTERTGHQVHVGYGLTETAPVLTSTLVGGVAKPGSIGRPLPGVRLRLVDADGMELWRDGLAVPDDDPDELDISDVAPGTDPGQIVVHGPNLFTGYWPDGRGGPDADGWWATGDIAYADSDGDLFLVDRLGELILVNGFNVYPHEVELVLGGHPGVVESAVLGVPHPRTGETVRAYVVPAPGRPVTSEELLAHCARNLARFKCPTAVEFVDALPYSAIGKVRKTQLRSATPTDRTEVTDVH is encoded by the coding sequence GTGCAGGACGCCTCGGAAAGCCCCGCGCCGAACCTCGCCGACCGGGTCCGCCGGGCGGCCCTCGACCGCGGCGACCAGCCCGCGCTGCACTGGCGTGAGCACACCCTCAGCTGGTCCGAACTGGACGCGGCGGTGGACGCCGCCGCCCGCGGACTCACCGCCGCCGCGCCACCCACCGACCCCGGCGGTACGCCGCCACGCGTCGCCATCGCACTGCCCAACACGCCGGACTTCGTGATCGCCTGGCTCGGTACCCTCCGCGCCGGGTTGGTGGCCGTGCCGGTCAACCCCGGCTTCACCGCCCCGGAGCTACGGCACGTGCTGGCCGACTCCGGCGCGTCGGTGCTCATCGCCACCGACCGCGTTCGGGACCTGGTCGCCGAGGTGGCCACCGAGCTTCCCGCGCTCGTCGCCCGGTTCGGCGCGCCACCCACCGCCGAGGCGCCCGGAGCCGCACCCCGTCCTCGACGAGGCGGCACCGACCTGGCGGTACTGCTCTACACCTCCGGCACCGAGGGGCGGCCCAAGGGTGCGATGCTCTCGCACCACGCGCTGCTCGCCAACAACGAACAGGTCGCCGGGATCGACCCACCGGTGATCGGGCCGACGGACACGGTCCTCCTCGCGTTGCCGCTGTTCCACGCGTACGGGCTCAACTCGGGGCTCGGTGCGGTCGTGCACCACGGGGCAACGGGCGTGCTGCTCGACGAGCCAGGCCCGACGGCGGGGCTGGACGAAATCGCGCGGCACCGGGTCAGCGTGCTGGTCGGCGTACCGTCGATGTTCCTGACCTGGGCCGATGCGGCCACGGCCCGCGCGGCGACCGGGTCGGTGCGGGTGGCGGTCTGTGGCGCGGCGCCGCTCGAACCCGGGGTCGCGGCGCGCTTCACGGAGCGCACCGGCCATCAGGTGCACGTCGGGTACGGCCTCACCGAGACCGCGCCGGTGCTCACCTCCACCCTGGTCGGCGGCGTGGCCAAGCCCGGTTCGATCGGCCGGCCGCTGCCCGGTGTGCGGTTACGCCTGGTCGACGCCGACGGGATGGAGCTGTGGCGCGACGGGCTGGCCGTCCCCGACGACGACCCGGATGAGCTGGACATCTCCGACGTGGCGCCCGGCACCGACCCGGGGCAGATCGTCGTGCACGGCCCCAACCTCTTCACCGGCTACTGGCCCGACGGGCGGGGTGGCCCGGACGCCGACGGGTGGTGGGCCACCGGTGACATCGCCTACGCCGACTCCGACGGCGACCTCTTCCTGGTCGACCGGCTCGGCGAGCTGATCCTGGTCAACGGGTTCAACGTCTATCCGCACGAGGTCGAGCTGGTGCTCGGCGGGCACCCCGGGGTGGTCGAGTCGGCGGTACTGGGTGTGCCGCACCCACGGACCGGCGAGACTGTGCGGGCGTACGTGGTGCCGGCGCCAGGGCGACCGGTGACCAGCGAGGAGTTGCTCGCCCACTGCGCACGGAACCTGGCCCGGTTCAAGTGCCCGACCGCCGTCGAGTTCGTCGACGCCCTGCCGTACTCGGCGATCGGCAAGGTACGCAAGACCCAACTCCGGTCGGCGACGCCGACCGACCGCACGGAGGTAACCGATGTCCACTGA
- a CDS encoding lysophospholipid acyltransferase family protein, which translates to MSGGTEPAVSDRPGDHWDRKVANGLAFLRRRLSGDYEVDEFGFDSELTDAVFHPLLRLLYRDWFRTEVSGVEHVPLDGPALVVGNHSGTVALDALILSAALHDKHPAHRYLRLLGADLVFRMPVVSELARKTGGTVACNPDAERLLRGGDLVGVFPEGFKGIGKLYADRYKLQRFGRGGFVSAALRTGTPIVPVAIVGGEEIYPMLADIKPLARLLKLPYFPVTPTFPLLGPLGMVPLPSKWLIEFCPPIPTAHLTDSADDPLVVFNLADQVRETIQQTLHTLLERRPDPFGP; encoded by the coding sequence GTGTCCGGCGGCACCGAGCCGGCGGTGTCGGACCGGCCCGGGGACCACTGGGACCGCAAGGTCGCGAACGGGCTGGCGTTCCTGCGCCGGCGGCTCTCCGGTGACTACGAGGTCGACGAGTTCGGCTTCGACTCGGAGCTGACCGACGCGGTCTTCCACCCGCTGCTGCGGCTGCTCTACCGGGACTGGTTCCGCACCGAGGTCAGTGGGGTGGAGCACGTGCCCCTGGACGGGCCCGCCCTGGTGGTCGGCAACCACTCCGGGACGGTGGCGCTGGACGCCCTGATCCTCTCCGCGGCGCTGCACGACAAGCATCCCGCCCACCGCTACCTGCGGCTGCTCGGCGCCGACCTGGTCTTCCGGATGCCGGTGGTCTCCGAGCTGGCCCGCAAGACCGGCGGCACGGTGGCCTGCAACCCGGACGCCGAGCGGCTGCTCCGCGGCGGCGACCTGGTCGGGGTGTTCCCCGAGGGCTTCAAGGGCATCGGCAAGCTCTACGCCGACCGGTACAAGCTGCAACGCTTCGGGCGGGGCGGATTCGTCTCGGCGGCGCTGCGCACCGGCACCCCGATCGTGCCCGTCGCCATCGTCGGGGGCGAGGAGATCTACCCGATGCTGGCCGACATCAAGCCTCTGGCGCGGCTGCTCAAGCTGCCCTACTTCCCGGTCACGCCGACGTTCCCGCTGCTCGGCCCGCTGGGCATGGTGCCGCTGCCCAGCAAGTGGCTGATCGAGTTCTGCCCGCCGATCCCCACCGCCCACCTGACCGACTCGGCGGACGACCCGCTGGTGGTCTTCAACCTCGCTGACCAGGTGCGGGAGACGATCCAGCAGACCCTGCACACGCTGCTGGAGCGACGGCCCGACCCGTTCGGCCCCTGA
- a CDS encoding sensor histidine kinase → MTAVAATSDRPTLAPSIPRQLFVDSGYVLLGLPLALASFVVLMVGLAVGIGLVVTVIGLPIVSGTLYAARGLADIERLRLPAVLHQPRIRPHYRLPEAGANAWRRIFVPMRDAQSWLDLAHGILRLIAALGTFVVTLAWWAAAITGSLYWAYDWALPRADGEGDQDLAQLLGLGDSTTARIGLYTALGVFFLITLPIVVRGCALLQASFAKAMLTGVAEMRDRITVLEEQKRAAVSAEAAALRRLERDIHDGPQQRLVRLAMDLSRARMQLASDPAAAGRTIDEAVAQTRDTLAELRALSRGIAPPILVDRGLPSALAAIAGRGLIPIELQVDPQLGTPAGRLDPAVESTAYFVVSEALTNVAKHSRATEATVAVARQGTNLQVRVGDDGQGGAHLAKGHGLAGIADRVRAAGGELLVVSPTGGPTEIRAELPL, encoded by the coding sequence ATGACCGCCGTTGCCGCCACCAGCGACCGACCGACGCTGGCACCGAGCATCCCCCGCCAACTCTTCGTCGACTCCGGGTACGTGCTGCTCGGCCTGCCCCTGGCGCTGGCCAGCTTCGTCGTCCTCATGGTGGGCCTCGCGGTGGGCATCGGTCTGGTGGTCACGGTGATTGGCCTGCCGATCGTCAGCGGCACCCTGTACGCCGCCCGTGGGCTGGCCGACATCGAGCGGCTGCGGCTACCCGCGGTGCTGCACCAGCCCCGGATCCGGCCGCACTACCGGCTGCCCGAGGCGGGCGCGAACGCCTGGCGGCGGATCTTCGTGCCGATGCGGGACGCCCAGTCCTGGCTCGACCTGGCGCACGGCATCCTGCGGCTGATCGCGGCACTGGGCACCTTCGTGGTGACGCTGGCCTGGTGGGCCGCGGCGATCACCGGTTCGCTCTACTGGGCCTACGACTGGGCCCTGCCCCGGGCCGACGGCGAGGGTGACCAGGACCTGGCGCAGCTGCTCGGCCTGGGCGACTCGACCACCGCCCGGATCGGCCTGTACACCGCGCTCGGGGTGTTCTTCCTGATCACCCTCCCGATCGTGGTGCGGGGCTGCGCACTGCTCCAGGCCAGCTTCGCCAAGGCCATGCTGACCGGGGTGGCCGAGATGCGCGACCGGATCACCGTGCTGGAGGAGCAGAAGCGGGCCGCCGTGTCCGCCGAGGCCGCCGCGCTGCGCCGGCTGGAACGCGACATCCACGACGGCCCCCAGCAGCGCCTGGTCCGGCTGGCGATGGACCTCAGCCGAGCCCGGATGCAGCTCGCCTCGGACCCGGCGGCGGCCGGCCGCACCATCGACGAGGCGGTCGCCCAGACCCGGGACACCCTGGCCGAGCTGCGGGCGCTGTCCCGGGGCATCGCGCCGCCGATCCTGGTCGACCGGGGCCTGCCCAGCGCCCTGGCCGCGATCGCCGGCCGCGGGCTGATCCCGATCGAGCTCCAGGTGGACCCGCAGCTCGGCACCCCGGCCGGGCGGCTCGACCCGGCGGTGGAGAGCACCGCGTACTTCGTGGTCTCCGAGGCGCTGACCAACGTCGCCAAGCACAGCCGGGCCACCGAGGCCACGGTGGCCGTGGCCCGGCAGGGCACAAACCTCCAGGTGCGGGTGGGCGACGACGGGCAGGGCGGCGCGCACCTGGCCAAGGGGCACGGGCTGGCCGGCATCGCCGACCGGGTCCGGGCCGCCGGTGGCGAACTGCTGGTGGTCAGCCCGACCGGCGGCCCCACCGAGATCCGCGCCGAGCTTCCCCTGTGA
- a CDS encoding HAD family hydrolase, with product MARSRKVTVSTDAEGHTAGWAETDLAPVRAPDPTAAAFFDVDNTMMQGASIYWFARGLASRNYVTTADLARFAWQQLRFRLLAREHAGDMSLAKEAALAFVQGWRVKEVEHLAEEIFDEMMAPRIWAGTHQLAQRHLDAGQRVWLVSAAPVEIGRVIAARLGLTGAIGTVAEVVDGAYTGRLVGDLMHGPAKAEAVTQLAAVEGLDLARCAAYSDSANDLPLLRAVGRAVAVNPDGALLRQARQHGWEVRDFRTGRRAVKIAVPSTAAAGLVAGAVTAGLALQRRRRAG from the coding sequence GTGGCGCGTAGCCGTAAGGTGACGGTCAGCACCGACGCCGAGGGGCATACCGCAGGCTGGGCGGAGACCGATCTGGCCCCGGTCCGCGCACCAGACCCGACCGCCGCCGCGTTCTTCGACGTGGACAACACCATGATGCAGGGCGCGTCGATCTACTGGTTCGCCCGGGGGCTCGCCTCCCGAAACTACGTGACCACCGCTGACCTGGCCCGATTCGCCTGGCAGCAGCTCCGTTTCCGGCTGCTGGCCCGGGAACACGCCGGTGACATGTCCCTGGCCAAGGAGGCGGCGTTGGCCTTCGTCCAGGGCTGGCGGGTCAAGGAGGTTGAGCACCTCGCCGAGGAGATCTTCGACGAGATGATGGCCCCCCGGATCTGGGCCGGCACCCACCAGCTCGCTCAGCGTCACCTGGACGCCGGTCAGCGGGTCTGGCTGGTCAGCGCCGCGCCCGTCGAAATCGGCCGGGTGATCGCCGCCCGGCTCGGTCTGACCGGCGCCATCGGCACGGTGGCCGAGGTGGTGGACGGGGCGTACACCGGGCGGTTGGTGGGTGACCTGATGCACGGGCCGGCGAAGGCCGAGGCGGTCACCCAGCTCGCCGCCGTGGAAGGGCTCGACCTGGCCCGCTGTGCGGCCTACAGCGACTCGGCGAACGACCTGCCGCTGCTGCGCGCGGTGGGCCGGGCGGTGGCCGTCAATCCGGACGGCGCCCTGCTGCGGCAGGCCCGCCAGCACGGCTGGGAGGTGCGGGACTTCCGGACCGGCCGCCGAGCGGTCAAGATCGCCGTACCGTCGACCGCGGCGGCCGGGCTGGTCGCCGGCGCGGTCACCGCCGGCCTGGCCCTCCAGCGACGCCGCCGCGCCGGCTGA
- a CDS encoding NAD-dependent epimerase/dehydratase family protein: MTPGGTSGAPGVVVVTGVGRYLGAHVAARLAADPRIGRVIGVDAPDSGTEFTDLLDRVERLRVDSGSLGGLLADLDVDAVVHLALVSSPDPQHGGRSAMKDQNVIGSMQLLAACQRAPRLRKLVVRSSTAAYGVSFRDPAVFTEETEPREVPRGGFGRDILDLEGYVRGFRRRRSDVTATVLRFAPFIGSTADTTLTRYFSQPFVPTVFGRDPRLQFLHFDDALEVLHRSIVEDHPGTYNVAGPGVLSLSQAIRRAGRVAVPVLEPSLSGAAALARTMGFGRYGLDQVDLFVHGRVVDTSRLEQEYGFTPRSTAAAFEDFIRAHRGGVVVTRDQLAAAEQLVLDGIRQVRSAVRERSS; the protein is encoded by the coding sequence ATGACCCCCGGTGGCACCTCAGGTGCTCCGGGGGTCGTCGTCGTCACCGGAGTGGGTCGTTACCTGGGTGCCCACGTGGCGGCCCGACTGGCCGCCGACCCGCGCATCGGACGGGTCATCGGAGTGGACGCACCGGATTCCGGCACCGAGTTCACCGACCTGCTGGACCGGGTCGAACGGCTCCGCGTCGACAGTGGTTCGCTCGGTGGTCTCCTCGCCGACCTGGACGTCGACGCGGTGGTGCACCTCGCGCTGGTCAGTTCACCCGACCCGCAGCACGGTGGCCGGTCCGCGATGAAGGACCAGAACGTCATCGGCAGCATGCAGCTGCTCGCCGCCTGCCAGCGGGCCCCCCGGCTGCGCAAACTCGTGGTCCGCTCGTCGACCGCCGCGTACGGGGTGTCGTTCCGGGACCCGGCCGTCTTCACCGAGGAGACCGAACCCCGCGAGGTGCCGCGTGGCGGTTTCGGCCGCGACATCCTCGACCTTGAGGGGTACGTCCGTGGCTTCCGGCGTCGCCGGTCCGACGTCACCGCCACGGTGCTGCGCTTCGCCCCGTTCATCGGCTCGACCGCCGACACCACGCTGACCCGTTACTTCTCGCAGCCGTTCGTGCCGACCGTCTTCGGCCGTGACCCCCGCTTGCAGTTCCTGCACTTCGACGACGCGTTGGAGGTGCTGCACCGGTCGATCGTGGAGGACCATCCCGGCACGTACAACGTCGCCGGCCCCGGGGTGCTGTCGCTGTCCCAGGCGATCCGGCGGGCCGGTCGGGTGGCCGTGCCGGTGCTGGAGCCGAGTCTCTCCGGGGCCGCCGCGCTGGCCCGCACCATGGGCTTCGGCCGCTACGGCCTGGACCAGGTCGACCTCTTCGTGCACGGCCGGGTCGTCGACACCAGCCGGCTTGAGCAGGAGTACGGCTTCACGCCCCGCTCGACCGCGGCGGCGTTCGAGGACTTCATCCGCGCTCACCGTGGTGGGGTGGTGGTCACCCGGGATCAGCTGGCCGCCGCCGAGCAACTCGTCCTGGACGGCATCCGGCAGGTCCGCTCCGCGGTGCGGGAGCGTTCATCGTGA
- a CDS encoding ECF subfamily RNA polymerase sigma factor, BldN family: MTTFGYAERPVGLTGLPARSHVNERPAARAPMDEQHGGVVRSDGAAQRIRSRPHHNEPPPRPAVPGGNAKPAGGRVAVPPRPTMPVQGRRISDTPAVTTDPAAGETAVIPAVPATTATTPTGFPSRPDPSDPATEVWTLIERAQAGESEAFGLIYDRYVDTVFRFVYFRVGNRQLAEDLTSDTFLRALKRIGSFTWQGRDLGAWLVTIARNLVADHFKSGRYRLEVTTGDVLDADREDRGPEGSPEAAVVEHITNVALLTAVKQLNPEQQECIVLRFLQGFSVAETARAMGKNEGAIKALQYRAVRALARLLPDGFQP; the protein is encoded by the coding sequence GTGACCACCTTTGGTTACGCGGAACGCCCGGTCGGCCTGACCGGTCTACCGGCCCGCTCCCACGTCAACGAGCGGCCAGCAGCCCGTGCACCCATGGACGAGCAGCACGGCGGCGTCGTACGCAGTGACGGCGCGGCGCAACGGATCCGCAGCCGGCCGCACCACAACGAGCCACCGCCACGGCCCGCGGTGCCCGGTGGAAACGCGAAGCCGGCCGGTGGCCGCGTCGCCGTACCGCCCCGACCCACCATGCCCGTGCAGGGGCGTCGGATAAGCGACACACCGGCGGTCACCACCGACCCGGCGGCGGGTGAGACAGCGGTGATCCCGGCGGTGCCGGCCACCACCGCCACCACCCCGACCGGCTTCCCGAGCCGCCCGGACCCGTCCGACCCGGCGACCGAGGTCTGGACGCTGATCGAACGGGCCCAGGCCGGCGAGTCCGAGGCGTTCGGCCTGATCTACGACCGGTACGTGGACACCGTCTTCCGGTTCGTCTACTTCCGGGTCGGCAACCGGCAACTCGCCGAGGACCTCACCTCGGACACCTTCCTGCGCGCGCTCAAGCGGATCGGCAGCTTCACCTGGCAGGGTCGCGACCTCGGCGCCTGGTTGGTGACGATCGCCCGCAACCTCGTGGCGGACCACTTCAAGTCGGGCCGCTACCGGCTGGAGGTGACCACCGGCGACGTGCTCGACGCCGACCGGGAGGACCGGGGCCCGGAGGGCAGCCCGGAGGCGGCGGTGGTGGAGCACATCACCAACGTCGCGCTCCTCACCGCCGTGAAGCAGCTCAACCCGGAGCAGCAGGAGTGCATTGTGCTCCGCTTCCTCCAGGGCTTCTCGGTGGCCGAGACGGCCCGCGCGATGGGCAAGAACGAGGGGGCCATCAAGGCCCTCCAGTACCGCGCCGTCCGCGCCCTGGCTCGACTCCTGCCCGACGGCTTCCAGCCGTAG
- a CDS encoding helix-turn-helix domain-containing protein, whose protein sequence is MAGSQSDGRLSEVKFLTVAEVATVMRVSKMTVYRLVHSGELTAVRVGRSFRVPEHAVHEYLRGAFQETA, encoded by the coding sequence ATGGCCGGGTCACAGTCCGACGGGCGGCTGTCGGAGGTCAAGTTCCTGACCGTTGCGGAGGTGGCGACGGTCATGCGGGTGTCGAAGATGACTGTCTATCGCCTGGTGCACAGCGGTGAGCTCACCGCCGTCCGGGTCGGCCGGTCATTCCGGGTGCCCGAGCATGCGGTGCACGAATATCTCCGTGGTGCCTTTCAGGAGACCGCCTGA
- a CDS encoding 30S ribosomal protein bS22, with amino-acid sequence MGSVVKKRRKRMAKKKHRKLLRKTRVQRRRLGK; translated from the coding sequence ATGGGCTCGGTGGTCAAGAAGCGCCGTAAGCGCATGGCTAAGAAGAAGCACCGCAAGCTGCTGCGCAAGACCCGCGTCCAGCGTCGCCGTCTCGGCAAGTGA
- a CDS encoding DUF5667 domain-containing protein, giving the protein MPAVDNTLFSRRRAERFAQLLDEANGARRHHVRSRVDGHLAPLVAVGQRLSVDPPAVEVDQEFRTGLRAMLLATAEREGLGTTPAAVSEPAATTARGRLLPVGTARRVRARGAILIGIAAGAIAVSGISAASENAVPGDALYGMKRSTERAQLALASSDISRGQLFLDFARTRVGEAAKLRGDRIGYSAVLDDMDADTRQGVRLLASAAVQRAEPGSLDTLNAFVSSQRRAVRGLLDGTSRVDRERTQRSLLLLDTIRERSDEVRAAIACGLPAPSTSDALGPNPSACPGAR; this is encoded by the coding sequence GTGCCTGCGGTGGACAACACCCTCTTCTCCCGCCGGCGCGCGGAGCGCTTCGCGCAGCTTCTCGACGAGGCCAACGGCGCTCGGCGACACCACGTGCGGTCCAGGGTGGACGGTCACCTCGCGCCGCTGGTCGCAGTGGGTCAACGGCTCAGCGTCGACCCCCCGGCTGTCGAGGTCGATCAGGAGTTCCGCACCGGCCTGCGGGCGATGCTGCTCGCGACCGCCGAGCGGGAAGGGCTGGGCACCACACCAGCGGCCGTCAGCGAACCGGCCGCCACCACCGCCCGTGGGCGGCTACTGCCGGTGGGTACCGCCCGGCGGGTCCGAGCCCGAGGCGCCATCCTGATCGGCATCGCCGCCGGGGCGATCGCCGTCTCCGGGATCTCGGCCGCCAGCGAGAACGCGGTGCCCGGTGACGCCCTGTACGGCATGAAGCGCTCGACCGAACGAGCGCAGCTCGCCCTGGCCAGCTCCGACATCAGCCGGGGTCAGCTCTTTTTGGACTTCGCCCGCACCAGGGTCGGCGAGGCCGCCAAGCTGCGCGGTGACCGGATCGGCTACAGCGCGGTCCTCGACGACATGGACGCCGACACCCGGCAGGGAGTTCGCCTGCTGGCCTCGGCCGCCGTGCAGCGGGCCGAACCGGGCAGCCTGGACACCCTCAACGCCTTCGTGTCGAGCCAGCGCCGGGCCGTACGTGGCCTGCTCGACGGGACCAGCCGGGTCGACCGGGAGCGCACCCAGCGGTCGCTGCTGCTGCTGGACACCATCCGGGAGCGCTCGGACGAGGTGCGCGCGGCGATCGCCTGCGGCCTGCCGGCCCCGAGCACCAGCGACGCCCTCGGCCCGAACCCGAGCGCCTGCCCCGGGGCCCGCTGA
- a CDS encoding response regulator, with protein sequence MRIVIADDAVLLREGLVRLLTESGHQVVAAVGDGDALVEAVVEHRPDVSIVDVRMPPSHTDEGLRAAVEARRLVPRTPILVLSQYVEVSYADDLLATTGGAGGGGIGYLLKDRVAAIDEFLDALRRVAGGGTVLDPEVVGQLFARRRRDDPLRELTPREREVLALMAEGRSNTAIARALVVSDGAVEKHVRNIFTKLTLPPDTEQHRRVLAVLTYLRN encoded by the coding sequence ATGCGCATCGTGATCGCCGACGACGCCGTCCTGCTCCGGGAGGGGTTGGTCCGGCTTTTGACCGAGAGCGGACACCAGGTGGTGGCCGCGGTCGGGGACGGCGACGCCCTGGTCGAGGCGGTCGTCGAACACCGGCCCGACGTGTCGATCGTCGACGTCCGGATGCCGCCGTCGCACACCGACGAGGGGTTGCGGGCCGCGGTGGAGGCACGCCGGCTGGTGCCGCGTACCCCGATCCTGGTGCTCTCCCAGTACGTCGAGGTCTCGTACGCCGATGATCTGCTCGCCACCACCGGCGGCGCGGGCGGCGGCGGGATCGGCTACCTGCTCAAGGACCGGGTTGCCGCGATCGACGAGTTCCTGGACGCGCTGCGCAGGGTGGCCGGCGGAGGCACGGTGCTCGACCCGGAGGTGGTCGGTCAGCTCTTCGCCCGGCGTCGCCGCGACGACCCGCTGCGCGAGCTGACCCCCCGCGAGCGTGAGGTGCTCGCCCTGATGGCCGAGGGGCGCTCGAACACCGCCATCGCGCGCGCCCTGGTGGTCAGCGACGGGGCGGTGGAGAAGCACGTGCGCAACATCTTCACCAAGCTCACCCTGCCGCCGGACACCGAACAGCACCGGCGGGTGCTGGCCGTCCTCACCTACCTGCGGAACTGA
- a CDS encoding glutaredoxin family protein has translation MSTDARLALITRPGCHLCDDAKAALDRVVAVTGDKWVEWDVTDDEGLEREYGDRLPVVMLDGKEHGYWRVEEDRLLRDLTTPQL, from the coding sequence ATGTCCACTGACGCCCGGCTCGCCCTGATCACCCGACCCGGTTGCCACCTGTGCGACGACGCCAAGGCGGCGCTCGACCGGGTGGTGGCGGTCACCGGCGACAAGTGGGTCGAGTGGGACGTCACCGACGACGAGGGGTTGGAGCGGGAGTACGGGGACCGACTGCCGGTGGTGATGCTCGACGGCAAGGAGCACGGCTACTGGCGGGTCGAGGAGGACCGACTGCTGCGGGACCTGACCACGCCGCAGCTCTGA